A section of the Cervus canadensis isolate Bull #8, Minnesota chromosome 8, ASM1932006v1, whole genome shotgun sequence genome encodes:
- the LOC122446138 gene encoding uncharacterized protein LOC122446138, with product MQGARPDSKLTGRGRGGARENPEGRLQARPVFSPASAAHQGTAPALRIRAASVHQGRVAAGGDPLCPGLTVGCQAPPPAASWESPHLYWDQKKAQGREGWGRINTERTPACPSTSEREDGRGGAGGNDAPGKEVHHHRKTEWLRPHRRASGGSLAQPLVSRRLGRPWGHLTHFPEAALRRSVFGERPSPGRAEGGSLTFGAGDVCPERGAPSCSGPAWGSEARGLRGRSPGPGWHPAWGLRRRAGGGHWVWRLLHVDPPASSSSERTAPASESRRWLGPRGKAAAGGGDPDAVYSLAAALHLTWGKAGLPCRLLFSCSSITWLQDTLSARVKNSNLWTSLGHAETRKSPCSAWRRK from the exons ATGCAGGGGGCTCGTCCCGACAGCAAGCTGACGGGCAGGGGACGTGGCGGTGCCCGGGAGAACCCGGAGGGGCGTCTGCAGGCCCGGCCGGTCTTCAGCCCTGCATCCGCTGCACATCAGGGCACCGCCCCTGCCCTCCGCATCAGAGCGGCCTCTGTTCACCAGGGCAGAGTAGCTGCGGGAGGGGACCCGCTCTGCCCTGGACTCACTGTTGG GtgccaggccccgccccctgcagCCTCCTGGGAGAGCCCCCATCTCTACTGG GACCAGAAGAAAGCCCAGGGTCGGGAGGGTTGGGGACGGATAAACACAGAGCGCACGCCCGCGTGTCCGTCCACCTCAGAGCGGGAAgacgggcggggcggggcggggggaaaTGACGCGCCGGGGAAGGAAGTGCATCACCACAGGAAAACGGAATGGCTCCGGCCCCACCGTCGGGCCTCCGGAGGAAGCCTCGCTCAGCCCCTTGTCTCCCGCCGGCTTGGCCGGCCCTGGGGACACCTGACCCACTTCCCCGAGGCCGCGTTGCGACGGAGCGTCTTTGGTGAACGGCCCAGCCCGGGTCGTGCAGAGGGCGGCTCCCTCACCTTCGGAGCTGGCGACGTGTGTCCCGAGCGGGGGGCCCCATCTTGCTCGGGCCCGGCGTGGGGAAGCGAGGCCCGGGGCCTCCGGGGGaggagcccagggcctggctggcATCCGGCCTGGGGCCTGAGGCGCAGGGCCGGAGGCGGCCACTGGGTCTGGAGGCTCCTCCACGTGGACCCGCCGGCCAGCTCCTCGAGTGAGCGCACTGCCCCCGCGTCCGAGTCACGGCGGTGGCTCGGCCCACGGGGGAAGGCTGCTGCTGGAGGGGGAGACCC tGACGCAGTCTACAGCCTCGCAGCGGCTTTGCACTTGACCTGGGGGAAGGCTGGGCTGCCTTGCCGCCttctcttttcctgctcttcaatcACCTGGCTGCAG GACACGCTCTCCGCACGCGTGAAAAACAGCAATTTGTGGACCTCGCTTGGCCACGCAGAGACAAGAAAATCCCCCTGCtcagcctggaggaggaagtga